ATTATACCAAAAAAAATAATTAATTTATTTCCACTTGGTTGTATAAATGTACATACTTCTTTATTACCAAAATTAAGAGGACCATCTCCAATACAATACACAATACTACAAGGAATAAAAAAAACAGGAATAACAATTATAGAAATTAATGAGAAAATAGATTCAGGATATATTTTATATAAAAAATCAATAATTATAAAAAAAAATGAAACATATATAACACTATTAAAAAAATTATCTATACTTGGAAAAAAATCATTAATTAAATGTTTAAAAAAAATATTTCTTAAAAAAATAATAAAAATTCCACAAAATGAAAAAAAAGTAACATATACTAATAAAATAAAAAAAAAAAATGGATTAATAAATTGGCATTCTAATGCTAAAAATATAGAAAAACAAATAAGAGCTTTTATTTTATGGCCCGGATCTTTTTTTTTTATTAAAAAAATAATGATTAAAATTTGGAAAGCAAAAATAGTAAAATCTTCAAAAAAAAATATTCCAGGAACTATTCTCAAAGCTAATAAAAATGGAATTTTCATATCTACAAAAAAAAATATACTTAAAATAAAAAAATTACAAATTTCTGGAAAAAAAAAAAATAATGTTTCTCAAATAATAAATTCTTATAAAAAATTATTCAAAATAGGAAAAATTTTAAATTAAAAAATTTTAAAAAATTGAAATATAAACATTTAAAAAAAAAAAAAAAAAAAAAAAAAAAAAAAAAAAAAAAAAAACAAAACGGCATTTTTGCCGTTTGTTTTTTATAAATTCTTTAAAATTTTATTATTTTATAAACTACTTTTTAGTTTCTATAAAATTATTTCTATTAACTAATAAAATATATGCCATTGGAGACTTATCTCCGTTTCGAAATCCACATTTAATAATTTTTATATAACCACCAGATCTATTTAAAAAAAAAGGACCTAAATCTTTAAAAAGCTTATAAACAACAAAATTATTTCTAATTCTAGAAAAAACTAATCTTCTATTAGAAAGGTTATCAATTTTTGAAATTGTAATAATTGGTTCTACTGTTCTTCTTAATTCTTTTGATTTTGCTATAGTAGTTTTAATTTTTTCATGTATTAAAAGAGAACAAGTTAAATTTTTTATCATAGCTTTTAAATGACTACGTTTTCTATTTAATTTACGACCAACTTTTTGATGTCGCATAATTTATTATCCTTTGTAAAACAATTTTATTCTTCTATAATACTTTCTGGAGGCCAATTCTGTAATTTTGTCCCTAAGGATAAATTTCTAGAAGATAATATATCTTTTATTTCAGTTAACGATTTTTTTCCTAAATTTGGAGTCTTTAATAAATCTACTTCAGTCTTTTGTATTAAATCTCCAATATAATGTATAGATTCAGCTTTTAAACAATTCGCTGAACGAACAGTTAATTCTAAATCATCAACAGGTTTTAATAAAATCGGATCAAATTCAGGTTTTACAACAGTTTCAATTGGTTCACAAACATCTTTTAAATCTACAAAAGATTCTAATTGATTTGATAAAATTGTTGCAGATTTTTTAATAGCATCTTCAGGATTAATAGAACCATTAGTTTCTAATTCTATAATCAATCGATCCAAATCAGTTCTTCTTTCTACTCTTGCTGCTTCTACTATATAAGAAACTCGAACAATAGGGCTATAACATGCATCTATAAATAATCTTCCTATATAATTTTCATTTTCATTTTTTTTTATACGAGAAGAAGCAGGAGAATAACCCCTACCTCTTTGAACTTTAATTTTCATACTTATAGAAGAATTTTTATGAGTTAAATTACAAATAATATGATTTAATTTAAAAATTTCAACACTTGAATCACATTTTAAATCAGATGCAGTAACAACTCCTATTCCTTTTTTTTGTAAAATTATATATGCAGAATTCTTTCCATAAATATTAACAGATAACTCTTTTAAATTTAATAATACTTCAAGAATATCTTCTTTAATTCCTTCTTTTGTACTATATTCATGCAAAACACCATCAATTTCTACTTCTGTTACAGCACATCCAGGAATAGATGACAACAAAATTCTACGTAAAGAATTTCCTAAAGTATGACCAAAACCTCTTTCTAAAGGCTCTAAAGTAACTTTAGAATGAGTTGAACTATATTGTTTTATATCAACTAAACGGGGTTTTAAAAATTTTCTTAATAAATCGGACATTATATGAAACCTTTAAAAATATTATTTAGAATAAAGTTCTACGATTAAATGTTCATTGATTTCAGAAGATAAATCTGTTCTGTCTGGTTTTCTTTTTAAAATACCCTGCATTTTATTTAAATTCAAATCTATCCATGAAACTTGTTCTTTTTGTTCAGATAATTCTAAAGATGCTTTTATCCTTAAATGTTTTTTAAATTTCTCTCTTACTTCAATAACATCATTTACAGAAACCTGATAAGAAGGAATATTTACTATTTTATTATTTACACTAATAGATTTATGACTAACTAGTTGTCGAGATTCCGCTCGTGTAGTTCCAAAACCAATTCTATATACTATATTATCTAATCTATTTTCTAATAATTGTAATAATTTTTCTCCAGTATTTCCCCTTGATTTAGAAGCAATTTTATAATATTTTCGAAATTGTTTTTCTAAAATACCATATAATCTACGAACTTTTTGTTTTTCTCTTAATTGTATACCATAATCAGACAATCTTTGTTTTCTAGAACCATGTTGACCAGGTAAATGATCAATTTTACATTTTGAACTAATAGGTCTTAAACCAGATTTAAGATATAAATCTGTTTTTTCTCTTCTACTTAATTTTAATTTTGGACCTAAATACTTAGCCATTTTTTTTTCTCTATATTTAACAAATAAAAAAATTACACTCTTCTTTTTTTAGGGGGTCTACATCCATTATGTGGAATAGGTGTAATATCAATAATATTAATAATTTTAAATCCTGCTGAATTTAAAGCTCTAATTGTAGATTCTCTTCCTGGACCTGGTCCTTTTACCATTATATCTAAATTTTTTATGCCATAATCTTTAACTTTTTCAGCACATTTTTCTGCTGCGACTTGAGCTGCAAATGGAGTAGACTTTCTAGATCCTCTAAAACCAGAACCTCCAGAAGTAGCCCATCCTAAAGTATTACCTTTTTTATCTGTAATTGTAACAATCGTATTATTAAAAGAAGCATAAATATGAGCAATTCCATCAATTATCTGATTTTTTATGCGTTTTTTAATTCTTACTTTTTTTTTTGACATAATTATTAATAACCTAAATTATTTTTTTATTAATTTACGAGGACCTTTTCTAGTACGAGCGTTAGTTTTTGTTCTTTGTCCACGTACTGGTAACTTTCTACGATGACGAACTCCTCTATAACAACCAAGATCAATCAATCTTTTAATTTTTAAAGTTCTTTCTCTTCTTAAATCACCTTCAACAATAAATTTTGAAATAGTAGTTCTTAAAAGATCTATTTGTTTTTTAGTTAATTTAGAAATATATAAACAATCAGATATATTTAATAAACGACATATTAATTTAGAACGAGATTTTCCTATTCCATAAATTGATGTTAAAGCAATTACTGTACGTTTTTTATCAGGAACATTTATTCCTGCTATACGAGTCAATTCAATAAACTCCTCTTATTTATGTAAAAAATATATAAAAATTAAAATTTAAAAAAAAAAAAATTTCAATTTTTTAACCTTGTCTTTGTTTATGTTTAGGATCATTACTACATATAACACGAACAACATTTTTCCTACGTATAATTTTACAATTTCTACAAAATTTTTTAATTGATGTTTTCACTTTCATAATTTCTTCTCTTGTTATAAAAAATATTTATCTATGTAAATTTAAATTAGCTCTTTTAAAAGAAGATTGATATTGTTTTGACATAACTAAAGTTTGTAATTGAACAATTAAATCTATAATTACAACCACTACTATTAATAATGATGTTCCACCAAAATAAAATGGAACATGCATAAAAAAATGCATAAATTCAGGAATTAAACATATAAAAACAATATAAAATGAATTAATTAAAGTTAATTTAAACATAATTTTTTTTATATAATTTGAAGTGTTTTCTCCTGGACGAATTCCTTGTATAAAAGCTCCAGATTTTTTTAAATTTTCCGAAGTTTCTCTTGAATTAAAAGCTAAATTAGTATAAAAAAAACAAAAGAAAACTATAGCAAAAGTATATAAAATTATATAAATTAATTGACCAGGTTGTAAATTATTATACATTGAATTTAAAATTGAATTAGTTTGAAAATTATTACCTTTTAACCAAGAAATAATTGTCACAGGAAATAATACTACACTAGAAGCAAAAATTGCAGGAATAACTCCAGACATATTTATTTTTAAAGGCAAATAAGCAATATTTGAAGAATATAAATTATTTTTTTGTTGTCTATTTGAATAATAAATTGTTATTTTTCTTTGACTTCTTTCTACAAATACAACAAAATAAATAATAAAAAAAACTAAAAAATTTATTAAAAAAAAAATACTATAACTTAAATTTCTTAATTTTAAATCTTGTAAAGTATGAATAATAGCAATTGGTAAATTTGCTACAATACCAGAAAAAATAATTACAGAAATTCCATTTCCCAATCCATGTTCTGTAATTAAATCTCCTACCCATATTAAAAAAATTGTTCCTGTAACTAAACTTATAATTGCAGTTATATAAAAACAAAAATCTAAATTAAAAATTAATGACCTCATTCCAGGAATATTTGGTAAACTAATTGCTATTCCAATAGATTGTATAATAGATAAAATTAAAGTAAAATATTTAGTATATTGATTAATTTTTATTCTTCCAGATTCTCCCTCTTTTTTTAATTCTTTCCAAGAAGGATATATAAACGTTAATAATTGAATAATAATTGAAGAAGAAATATAAGGCATTATTCCTAATGAAAAAATTGATGCTCTACTTAATGCCCCACCAGAAAACATATTTAACATTTCAACAAAAGTTCCTTGTTGATTATTTAATAATCGAGATAAAGATACTGTATCAATACCTGGAACAGGAATAAAAGATCCTAAACGAAAAATTACTAAAGAAAAAATTAAAAAAATTATTCTTTTTTTTATTTCAGATAAATTCATTCCTAACTTTTTACTTTTTAAAATATTTTTTTTTTTATCCATTATTATTATTATTATTCCTCGACTGTTCCTCCGAAAGATTCAATTATTAAACGAGCTCCTTTCGTTACAGATAAACCTTGAATTTTTATAATATAAGAAAAATTTTTAGAAGAAATAATCTTCACCTGTTTAACATTGGATTTAATTAAATTTCTTTTTTTAAGAATATTTAAATTTATTATTTTTTCATTTAAAGAAGTTAATTCACATAATCTTAATTCTTTTTTTATTTTCTTTTTTCTTGAAATAAAACCAAATTTTGGAATTCTTCTATAAAACGGAGTTTGACCTCCTTCAAAACCTCTACGAATACTGCTTCCAGTTCTAGATTTTTGACCTTTATGACCCCTTCCAGAAGTTTTTCCTAAACCAGATCCTATACCTCTCCCTAAACGTTTTTTTTTTTTATTTTTACAATCCGTAAATATTGTATTTAAATACATATTTTTTACCTATCTGACTTTTAACATATAAGAAATCTTATTAATCATACCAATAATAGACTTATTTTTTTTTCTTTTTACTGTATGATTAATATGTCTTAAACCTAATCCTTTTAAAGTTAATTTATGTTTAGGAAGTATACCAATACTACTTTTTATTTGTGTAACAATTAAAAATTTTTCCATAGTTTTTTACTCATAAATATCTTTAATAGATTTATTTCGTTTTTCAGCAATGTCTTTTGGAGATTTCATATTATTTAAACCATTAATAGTTGCTCTAACAACATTAATTGGATTAGTTGAACCATAAGTTTTTGCTAAAACATTTTGAACTCCTGAAACTTCTAAAACAGCTCTCATAGCACCTCCAGCAATAATTCCAGTTCCTTCAGATGCTGGTTTCATAAATACCTTAGAACTCGTATAAAATTCTATAACAGTATGCTGTAAAGTTTTATTTTTTAATTTAAAACTAATCATATTTCTTTTAGCACGTTCCATTGCTTTTTGAATAGCAAATGGAACTTCTCTTGCTTTTCCATAACCAAAACCAACTTTTCCATTTCTATTTCCAACTACAGTTAATGCTGTAAAAGAAAATATTCTTCCTCCTTTTACAGTTTTAGAAACTCTATTTACTGTAATTAATTTTTCTTGTAATTCTCCAACATATTTTTTTTCATTATTAATCATAAAAATAAATTTTCCTTAAAACTGAAGTCCAAATTTACGAGCAGAATTTGCTAATTCCATAATTCTTCCATGATATTTAAAACCTGAACGATCAAAAGAAACTTTTTTTACTCCTTTTTTTAAAGCTCTTTGTGCAATAATTTTTCCAATAACTTGTGCAGATTTTTTATTTCCAGTATAACTTAAATTTTTACTTATTTCTTTTTCTAAAGTCGAAGCAAATGCTATAATAGAAAAGTTATCTGAAGATATTATTTGAGCATAAATATGACGAGATGTTTTATGTACAACTAAACGAATTACCTTTAAAGATTTTAATTTACAACGTATTTTTAAAGCTCTTTTTTTTCTTATTTTACTTTTAAAATTCATAGATTGCATCTTATTTCTTCTTTGCCTCTTTAGTTTTTACAAACTCATTATAATAACGTATACCTTTTCCTTTATATGCATCCGGTCTACGATATAATCTTAAATTTGCAGATACTTGTCCAACTAACTGTTTATCTATTCCTTTAATCACTATTTCTGTTTGAGAAATTAATTCAATATCAATTCCAAAAGGTAAAAAATATACAATATTATGTGAATATCCTAAAGACAATATTAACTTTTTTTTACTATTTTCTAATGCAAACTTATATCCAACTCCTACTAAAATTAACTTTTTAGAAAATCCGTAAGTAACTCCTAAAATCATTGAATTAATTAAAGATCGTACAGTACCAGCTTGCATCCATCCATTTAAACTAGATTTTCTAGCTCTTATATTTAAAATTTTATCTTTTAAATTAATTTCAACAAGATTATTAAATCTACGTTTTAAAATTCCTTTCTGACCTTTAATTTGAACATATTGATTATCTAAAAAAACTTCAACATTATCTGGGATAATTATTGAACGCTTAGCTATTCTAGACATTCTAGCTCCTTTTAATTAAGAAACATAACAAATTACTTCACCACCCAAACCTTTATTTCTCGCTTCCTTATCTGAAAATATTCCTTTTGAAGTGGATATAATAGAAATTCCTAAACCAGACATAACTTGAGGAATGTCACTTTTTTTTTTATATACTCTTAACCCTGGTTTACTTATTCTAAAAATTTTTTCAATAACAGGTTTACCTTTAAAATATTTTAAAAAAATTTTTAATTTTGGTTTTTTTATTTTATTTATACAAAAATCTTTAATATATCCCTCTTTTTTTAATAAATTCGCAATCTGTTCTTTAAATTTAGAAAAAGGCATATTTACTGAAATTTTATTAGCAAATTGTCCATTTTTAATTCGCACAAACATATCTGATATAGGATCATGCATACTCATATAATATTATTCCTAATACAAATTTAAATTATTTTTTTTAATTACCAACTCGATTTTCTTAAACCTGGAATTTCTCCTCTCATAGCAGCTTCTCTTAATTTTATTCTACTTAAACCAAATTTTCTTAAAAATCCATGTGGTCGTCCAGTTAAAAAACAACGATTTCTTTGTCTTGAAATACTAGAATCTCTTGGTAATTTTTGTAATTTAAAAACAGCATTCCATCTTTCTTTTTTTGACAAATTTAAATTAATAATCATAAATTTCAATTTCATTCTTTTTTTAAAAAATTTATTCCCTAAAAAAATTCTTTTTTTTTCTCTTTCTTTCATAGACTGTTTAGCCATATAAATACACCTTAATTAATTTTTTTCTCTAAAAGGAAAATTAAATTCTGATAATAAAAAAAATCCTTCTACATTTGTATTAGCTGTAGTTACAATAGATACATCTAATCCTCTAATTTTATCTATTTTATCATAATCAATTTCTGGAAAAATTATTTGTTCTTTTATTCCAAAATTATAATTACCTCGACCATCAAAAGAATTTTTAGAAAAACCCCTAAAATCTCTTATTCTAGGCATTGCAATATTAATTAATTTATTCAAAAAATGCCATTTTCTTAATCCTCTTAAAGTAACTTTACATCCAATAATATATCCTTGTCTAATTTTAAATCCAGCAATAGATTTTCTAGCTTTTGTAACAATAGGTTTTTGACCAGATATAATAGTTAAATCAGAAATAGCATAATCTAATTTTTTCTTATTAGATATTGCTTCTCCAACACCCATATTTAAAACAATTTTCTCAAATTTTGGAACTTGCATTACAGAACTATAATTAAATTTTTTAATTAATTTAGGTACGATTGTTTTTTTATACAAATTATAAATATCACTCATAATTATATTCCAAATTACTATAGATCAACATTATTAGATTTAAAAAATCTTATTTTTTTTCCATTTTTAAATTTAAATCCTACTTTATCTGGTTTATTTGTTATCGGATTTAAAAGAGCTATATTAGAAATATGAATATAAGACTCCTTTTTAATTATCCCTCCAGGTTTATTTTGTGAAGGAATAGGTTTTTGATGCTTTATAACAATATTTATTCCTTCAACAATAACTTTATTTTTAGATAAAACTTTTTTTACAATTCCAATTTTCTTTTTATATTTTCCTGATAAAACAATCACTTTATCATTAGATCGAATTTTAGATGCCATATATATTCTTACCTATAATATAATTATAAAACTTCTGGTGCTAAAGAAATTATTTTCATAAATTTTTCTGTACGTAATTCACGAGTAACTGGACCAAAAATACGTGTTCCTATTGGTTGTTCATTATTATTTAGAACTACACAAGAATTACTATCAAATCTAATTAAAGAACCATCTGATCTTCTAATTCCTTTTTTAGTTCTAACAATTACAGCTTTTAAAACTTCTCCTTTTTTTACTTTTCCTCTTGGAATGGCTTCTTTAATAGTAATTTTAATAACATCTCCAATATTTGCATATCTTCTCCTAGATCCTCCTAAAACTTTAATACACATTACTGAACGAGCTCCTGAATTATCTGCAACATTTAAAACAGTTTGTTCTTGAATCATATAATAATTTCCTCATTATATTATGAGTTTAAAAAAAATTGTAAACTATTCTAGAAAACATGAAAATAAAAAATTTTATCATGTCTTCTATAAATTATTTTTTTTTTAAAAAACACATTTTTTTAAAATATCAACTAAAATCCAAGACTTTTTCTTTGAAATTGGTCTATTTTCTTTAATTAAAACAATATCTCCTATAGAACATTTATTATATTCATCATGAACATGAAATTTAGTTTTTTTTTTTACAAATTTTTTATACATTGGATGCTTAATAAATCGCTCTACAAGAACTACTATAGATTTTTGCATTTTATTACTTATTACATAACCTTTCAAAAATTTACTTTTTTCCGACATTTAATAATCCTTTTCAGATATCAATGTTTTAATAATAGCAATTTTTTTTCTATTTTTTTTTAATAAATGAGTTTGAATTAATTTTTTAGAAGTAAATTGCATACGTAAATTAAATTGTTCTTTAAATAAACTAAATAACTCTTTTTCAAGAAATTTACAATTTTTTTTTCTTAATTTGATAATATTCATAAATTTTCCATTTTTAAAACAAAAATTGTTTTAACAGGTAATTTTGCTGAAGCTAATTTAAATGCTTTACGAGCAACATTTTCAGAAATTCCATTAATTTCATATAAAATTTTCCCAGGTTGAATTAAAGCTACCCAATATTCAACATTTCCCTTTCCTTTTCCCATACGCACTTCTAAAGGTTTTTGAGTAATAGGTTTATCTGGAAAAATTCTTATCCAAACCTTTCCTAACCTTTTAATATATCGAGCAATAATTCTTCGAGCAGATTCAATTTGACGAGAAGTTAAACGCCCTCTCGTAATAGCTTTTAAACCAAAAGATCCAAAAATAACATTATCATTAAAAATTAAACCTCTATTACGTCCTTTATGCATTTTTCTAAATTTTGTTTTTTTTGGCTGAAGCATTTTAAAAAATTCTCCTTACTTACGAATTCTTTTATTTTGTTTTTTTAATTGTATATTTGATATAACTTTATTTATTTTCGGCATACCACCTAAAATTTCTCCCTTAAAAATCCAAACTTTAACTCCTACTACTCCAAAAGTTGTATGAGCTTCTAAAGAACTATAATCAATATCTGCTCTTAAAGTATGTAATGGAACTCTTCCTTCTCTTTGCCATTCTGTTCTTGCAATCTCAGCTCCTCCTAATCTTCCACTAATTTCTACTTTAATTCCTTTAGCTCCATGTCTCATTGAATTTTGAATTGCTCTTTTCATTGCCCTTCTAAACATTACTCTCCTTTCTAACTGAGAAACAATGTTATCCGCTACTAATTTTGAGTCTAATTCTGGTTTTTTTATTTCTGAAATTGTTATTTGTGCAGGAACTTGAGCAATATTTGAAATTATTTTTCTTAAATTTTCTATATCTTCACCTTTTTTTCCAATAACAATTCCTGGACGTGCAGTATATATAATTACCTTCATTGTTTTAGATGGTCTTTCTATAACAATTTTTGATACAGATGCACGAAATAATTTTTTCATTAAAAATCGACGAACTTTAAAATCACTATTTAAATAGTTAGAAAAATTTTTACTATTTGAAAACCATATAGAATTCCATTGTCTAATAATTCCTAATCTCATTCCATGTGGATGTACTTTTTGTCCCATTATTATATTATCCCCAAAATTTTCAATCTGAAACAACAATTGTAATATGACTAGTACGTTTTAA
The sequence above is a segment of the Buchnera aphidicola (Periphyllus acericola) genome. Coding sequences within it:
- the rpsC gene encoding 30S ribosomal protein S3; the encoded protein is MGQKVHPHGMRLGIIRQWNSIWFSNSKNFSNYLNSDFKVRRFLMKKLFRASVSKIVIERPSKTMKVIIYTARPGIVIGKKGEDIENLRKIISNIAQVPAQITISEIKKPELDSKLVADNIVSQLERRVMFRRAMKRAIQNSMRHGAKGIKVEISGRLGGAEIARTEWQREGRVPLHTLRADIDYSSLEAHTTFGVVGVKVWIFKGEILGGMPKINKVISNIQLKKQNKRIRK